One Bacillota bacterium genomic window, CGCGGCGCACGGTGGCACGGAAGAGCCGGCAACCCTCGAGCACGTTACTCTTGTCCACGCACGTCACTTCTCGCGCGTGCTCTCCCTCGAGAGCCGCGGCGAGGCGGAAGGCGAACCTGGCTATGCGTTCGACGGCCGCCGAGCTCACCACGCGCAGGTCCATCGCCAGTTCGCCACCCCCGGGATGTGCCAGCCTGCCGCCTATACGGCTGTACAGCCCTTCCGTCATTTCGCGGACCAGATGCAGCTTCACCCGGCCGGGGGGATGGGGCAGGCCGGGTACTCGCTCCCATGCTTCCACCGGGCGCACGTTGGCGTACAGGCCCAGGGCGCGGCGGAGCTGGAAGACGAGTTTCACCCCGGCCAGGTCTCCGGAAGGGGAAAGGACTCCCGGCAGGCCGACGCCGCCGAAGAGGATGGCGTCTGCCGCCTGGCAGTCGTCCCACGCTTCCGGGGGGTATTCTTCGCCGTGCTCCTGCCAGTACTGGGCACCACAGGGGTGAACCGCCACCTGGCACGAAAACCCGTACAGGGCGCACAGGGTCTCCAGCGTTTCCAGGGCCTGGTCGCACAGTTCCGGCCCCATGCCGTCGCCCCGGAGCACCACCACTCGCGGGTGGCTCAACTCCATTACCTCCTCCCCAGGTAGGCCTTGATGATACTGTCGTCACGCAGGAGCTCGGGGACGGGCCCGTGGAGGACGACCCGGCCGGTTTCCATCACATAGGCGCGTTCCGCCACGGCCAAGGCAAGGGAGGCGTTTTGCTCCACGAGCAGGACCGTCACCCCCGCCCGGTTGACGTCCCTGATCCGGTTCATGATCTCCTCCCGGACGACGGGGGCCAAACCCATGGTCGGTTCGTCCATCATGAGGAGGCGTGGCCGCGACATCAGGGCGCGCCCTATGGCCAGCATCTGCTGTTCGCCTCCGCTGAGGGTTCCGCCCAGCTGCGTCTGCCTTTCGTGCAGGCGGGGGAAGAAGGAGAAGACGAAGTCCATGTCTTTCTTGATCCCTTCCCGGTCCCGGCGCGCCCACGCCCCCATCAGGAGGTTCTCCTTGACCGTCAGGGCGGGGAATATCCGGCGCCCCTCGGGGACGAGGGCTATTCCCAGCCGCAGCATGTGGTGGGGGGCGAGGCCGTTTATCCGCTTCCCTTCGAACAGCAC contains:
- a CDS encoding ABC transporter ATP-binding protein yields the protein MLSVQGVSAYYGQTRALYGVDLQVGPGEIVCLVGPNGAGKSTTLKAIMGLVRVAQGEVLFEGKRINGLAPHHMLRLGIALVPEGRRIFPALTVKENLLMGAWARRDREGIKKDMDFVFSFFPRLHERQTQLGGTLSGGEQQMLAIGRALMSRPRLLMMDEPTMGLAPVVREEIMNRIRDVNRAGVTVLLVEQNASLALAVAERAYVMETGRVVLHGPVPELLRDDSIIKAYLGRR
- a CDS encoding isocitrate/isopropylmalate family dehydrogenase: MSHPRVVVLRGDGMGPELCDQALETLETLCALYGFSCQVAVHPCGAQYWQEHGEEYPPEAWDDCQAADAILFGGVGLPGVLSPSGDLAGVKLVFQLRRALGLYANVRPVEAWERVPGLPHPPGRVKLHLVREMTEGLYSRIGGRLAHPGGGELAMDLRVVSSAAVERIARFAFRLAAALEGEHAREVTCVDKSNVLEGCRLFRATVRRVAEEFPHLGLKFAYVDNFALDVLRQPWAYSVCVTSNAFGDILADMLAFLEGGAGVACSGTFGDERALFEPLHGPLPAQKGKGTANPVAIHRCLAMLLEWLGRRCGEETMLEASRALLTALREVMRTGTLLTTDLGGRSTTAVVCGAIRRALWGAPRSNP